A section of the Streptomyces sp. CG1 genome encodes:
- a CDS encoding helix-turn-helix domain-containing protein, with the protein MSTDDVLAEVGARLRRIRKEREVTLAALSEATGISVSTLSRLESGLRKPSLELLLPIAQAHQVPLDELVGAPPVGDPRVRAKPIVRGGRTHWPLTRQPGGLQAFKVLEPQRKQEPDPRTHEGYEWLYVLSGRLRLVLGEHDVVLSAGEAAEFDTRVPHWFGSTGEGPVEFLSLFGPQGERMHVRARPTPRK; encoded by the coding sequence ATGAGCACGGACGACGTACTGGCGGAAGTGGGCGCCCGGCTGCGGCGCATCCGCAAGGAGCGGGAGGTGACCCTGGCCGCGCTGTCCGAGGCGACCGGGATCTCGGTGAGCACCCTCTCCCGGCTGGAGTCGGGGCTGCGCAAACCCAGTCTCGAACTGCTGCTGCCGATCGCCCAGGCCCATCAGGTGCCGCTGGACGAACTGGTCGGCGCGCCGCCGGTGGGGGACCCGCGGGTGCGGGCCAAGCCGATCGTGCGGGGCGGGCGCACCCACTGGCCGCTGACTCGCCAGCCCGGTGGGCTCCAGGCCTTCAAGGTGCTGGAACCGCAGCGGAAGCAGGAGCCGGATCCGCGCACCCATGAGGGGTACGAGTGGCTGTACGTGCTGTCGGGGCGGCTGCGGCTGGTCCTCGGCGAGCACGATGTGGTGCTGTCGGCGGGGGAGGCGGCCGAGTTCGACACACGGGTGCCGCACTGGTTCGGTTCGACGGGCGAGGGGCCGGTGGAGTTCCTCAGCCTGTTCGGGCCGCAGGGGGAGCGGATGCACGTACGGGCGCGGCCGACGCCCCGGAAGTGA
- a CDS encoding phosphatidylinositol-specific phospholipase C/glycerophosphodiester phosphodiesterase family protein — protein MALTTRRRALTTLGAALAGAVVLPGSQAWAGSSHRGRRPLWNAHAHNDYEHPRPLFDALDHRFGSVEGDIFLVGDQLLIGHDSSELDPTRTLESLYLDPLAAIVRGNHGSVYRGWRRPLQLLIDIKTEGSSTYLELDRHLRRYPHLFTRYDRGRIHRGPVTAVISGDRAARLPMEAQDERLAFYDGRLTDLGGSAPASFISLISDNWTQVFTWSGDGAFPDAERRKLYDITAAAHARGQQVRFWATPDAAGPARDALWTELLAAGVDYLNTDDLAGLEVFLDSRPSV, from the coding sequence ATGGCCCTCACCACCCGTCGCAGAGCCCTCACCACCCTTGGCGCCGCGCTCGCCGGCGCGGTCGTCCTGCCCGGATCACAGGCCTGGGCAGGCAGCTCCCACCGGGGTCGGCGCCCGCTGTGGAACGCGCACGCCCACAACGACTACGAGCACCCCCGGCCCCTGTTCGACGCGCTCGACCACCGTTTCGGCAGCGTCGAGGGCGACATCTTCCTCGTCGGCGACCAGCTCCTCATCGGTCACGACAGCTCCGAGCTGGACCCGACCCGCACCCTCGAGTCCCTCTACCTCGACCCGCTGGCCGCGATCGTGAGGGGCAACCACGGCTCGGTGTACCGGGGGTGGCGCCGGCCGCTGCAGCTCCTCATCGACATCAAGACCGAGGGCTCCTCGACGTACCTCGAACTCGACCGCCATCTGCGCCGCTACCCGCACCTGTTCACCCGGTACGACCGCGGCCGTATCCACCGCGGACCCGTCACCGCCGTCATCTCCGGCGACCGCGCGGCCCGCCTCCCCATGGAGGCGCAGGACGAGCGGCTCGCCTTCTACGACGGCCGGCTCACCGACCTCGGCGGCAGCGCCCCCGCCTCCTTCATCTCGCTGATCAGCGACAACTGGACACAGGTCTTCACCTGGTCGGGTGACGGCGCGTTCCCCGACGCCGAACGGCGGAAGCTGTACGACATCACCGCCGCCGCGCACGCGCGGGGGCAGCAGGTGCGGTTCTGGGCCACGCCGGACGCCGCGGGCCCGGCCCGCGACGCCCTGTGGACGGAGCTGCTCGCCGCCGGCGTCGACTACCTCAACACCGATGACCTGGCAGGCCTGGAGGTCTTCCTCGACTCCCGTCCCAGCGTGTAA
- a CDS encoding acyl-CoA dehydrogenase family protein: MTDADELVRRTRELLAEHPPASTDRLDFLRARFDAGLAWVHYPQGLGGLGAPRSLQGVVDAELEAAGAPDNDPRRIGIGLGMAAPTILKYGTEEQKRRYLRPLWTGEEVWCQLFSEPGAGSDLAALGTRAVRAGEDWVVNGQKVWTSSAHLARWAILIARTDPDVPKHAGITYFVCDMTDPGVEVRPLRQITGEAEFNEVFLTDVRIPDARRLGEVGDGWRVAQTTLNNERVAIGGMRLPREGGMIGPVAQTWRERPELRTHELHQRLLKLWVEAEVSRLTAERLRQQLTVGQPGPEGAGMKLAFARLNQEISGLEVELRGEEGLLYDDWTMRRPELVDFTGRDAGYRYLRSKGNSIEGGTSEVLLNIVAERVLGLPAEPRTDKDVAWKDLAR; this comes from the coding sequence ATGACCGACGCCGACGAACTGGTCCGCCGCACACGGGAGTTGCTCGCCGAGCATCCCCCGGCGAGCACGGACCGCCTGGACTTCCTGCGGGCCCGCTTCGACGCCGGCCTCGCCTGGGTGCACTACCCGCAGGGCCTCGGCGGGCTGGGCGCCCCGCGCTCCCTGCAGGGCGTCGTGGACGCCGAACTGGAGGCCGCGGGCGCCCCCGACAACGACCCCCGGCGCATCGGCATCGGCCTCGGCATGGCCGCGCCGACGATCCTCAAGTACGGCACCGAGGAACAGAAGCGGCGCTATCTGCGGCCTTTGTGGACGGGGGAGGAGGTCTGGTGCCAGCTGTTCAGCGAGCCCGGCGCCGGCTCCGACCTGGCCGCCCTCGGCACCCGGGCCGTACGGGCCGGCGAGGACTGGGTCGTCAACGGGCAGAAGGTGTGGACCTCCAGCGCCCACCTCGCCCGCTGGGCCATCCTCATCGCCCGCACCGACCCGGACGTGCCCAAGCACGCGGGCATCACCTACTTCGTCTGCGACATGACCGACCCGGGCGTCGAGGTCCGGCCACTGCGCCAGATCACCGGCGAGGCCGAGTTCAACGAGGTCTTCCTCACCGACGTCCGCATCCCCGACGCCCGCCGCCTCGGCGAGGTCGGCGACGGCTGGCGGGTCGCCCAGACCACCCTCAACAACGAGCGCGTGGCGATCGGCGGCATGCGGTTGCCCCGCGAGGGCGGCATGATCGGCCCGGTCGCCCAGACCTGGCGCGAGCGCCCCGAACTGCGCACTCACGAACTGCACCAGCGGCTGCTGAAGCTGTGGGTCGAGGCCGAGGTCTCCCGCCTCACCGCGGAGCGCCTGCGCCAGCAGCTCACCGTCGGCCAGCCCGGCCCCGAGGGCGCCGGTATGAAACTCGCCTTCGCCCGCCTCAACCAGGAGATCAGCGGCCTCGAGGTCGAACTCCGGGGCGAGGAGGGCCTGTTGTACGACGACTGGACCATGCGCCGCCCCGAGCTGGTCGACTTCACAGGGCGCGACGCCGGTTACCGCTACCTGCGCTCCAAGGGCAACAGCATCGAGGGCGGGACCAGCGAGGTTCTGCTGAACATCGTCGCCGAGCGGGTCCTCGGCCTGCCCGCCGAGCCGCGCACCGACAAGGACGTCGCCTGGAAGGACCTCGCCCGATGA
- a CDS encoding NAD(P)/FAD-dependent oxidoreductase translates to MTENNRYEAVVVGGGAAGLSAALVLGRARRRTLVVDAGEPRNTPSAHMQGYLSRDGMSPAEFLAVGREEIARYGVELIRDRVVDAGKDAEGFTATLACGRAVRARQLVIATGLKDELPEIPGLAERFGRDVVHCPYCHGWEVRDLPTGVLATSPLSVHQALMVTQWTKDVRLFLHEVGESELTDDDLRRLAAARVEVVPGEVAELVVTDDRLTGIRLTDGTVHDREVLYAAPRAVPQNDLLLKLGAELRETPFGSYPVIDERGLTSVPGLWAAGNASGFAEQVINAASRGYRAGAAINGELLFADLDAAVQV, encoded by the coding sequence ATGACCGAGAACAACAGGTACGAAGCAGTCGTCGTCGGAGGCGGGGCCGCCGGGCTGTCCGCCGCGCTGGTCCTCGGCCGGGCCCGGCGCCGCACGCTGGTGGTCGACGCGGGCGAGCCGCGCAACACGCCGTCCGCGCACATGCAGGGCTATCTGTCCCGGGACGGCATGTCACCGGCCGAGTTCCTGGCGGTCGGCCGCGAGGAGATCGCCCGGTACGGCGTGGAACTGATCCGGGACCGGGTGGTGGACGCGGGCAAGGACGCCGAGGGCTTCACGGCGACGCTCGCCTGCGGCCGGGCGGTGCGGGCCCGGCAGCTGGTGATCGCCACGGGCCTGAAGGACGAGCTGCCCGAGATCCCGGGGCTGGCCGAGCGGTTCGGCCGGGACGTGGTGCACTGCCCGTACTGCCACGGCTGGGAGGTCCGCGACCTGCCGACCGGGGTGCTCGCGACCTCGCCGCTGAGCGTGCACCAGGCGCTGATGGTGACCCAGTGGACGAAGGACGTGCGGCTCTTCCTGCACGAGGTCGGCGAGTCGGAGCTGACGGACGACGACCTGCGCCGGCTCGCCGCCGCCCGGGTCGAGGTCGTACCCGGCGAGGTCGCGGAACTCGTCGTCACGGACGACCGACTGACCGGGATCCGGCTCACGGACGGCACGGTCCACGACCGAGAGGTGCTCTACGCCGCCCCGCGCGCCGTTCCGCAGAACGACCTGCTGCTGAAGCTGGGCGCCGAGCTGCGCGAGACGCCGTTCGGCAGCTACCCGGTGATCGACGAACGGGGCCTGACGAGCGTGCCCGGGCTGTGGGCGGCGGGCAACGCGAGCGGATTCGCGGAACAGGTGATCAACGCGGCGAGCCGGGGGTACCGGGCGGGTGCGGCGATCAACGGGGAGCTGCTCTTCGCCGACCTTGACGCGGCTGTGCAGGTGTAG
- a CDS encoding NADPH:quinone oxidoreductase family protein — MQAWQVHENGEPREVMRLAEVERPTPGDGQVLLRVRAANVNFPDALLCRGQYQVRPPLPFTPGVEICGETEDGRRVIANPALPYGGFAEYALADARALLPAPESLDDAEVAALHIGYQTGWFGLHRRAHLEAGETLLVHAAAGGVGSAAVQLGKAAGARVIGVVGGADKAAVARELGCDVVVDRRSEDVVAAVKEATGGRGADVIYDPVGGEAYAQSAKLVAFEGRIVVVGFASGSIPSPALNHALVKNYSILGLHWGLYATKNPKLILRCHEELTGLAAQGAIKPLVSERVPLGEAAVAVQKVADGRSTGRIAVVMEGAA, encoded by the coding sequence ATGCAGGCATGGCAAGTGCACGAGAACGGCGAGCCGCGCGAGGTGATGCGCCTCGCGGAGGTGGAGCGGCCCACGCCCGGCGACGGCCAGGTGCTGCTCCGCGTGCGTGCCGCCAACGTCAACTTCCCGGACGCGCTGCTGTGCCGGGGCCAGTACCAGGTGCGCCCGCCGCTGCCGTTCACGCCCGGCGTGGAGATCTGCGGCGAGACCGAGGACGGCCGCCGCGTGATCGCCAACCCGGCGCTGCCGTACGGCGGATTCGCCGAGTACGCGCTGGCCGACGCCCGCGCCCTGCTGCCCGCGCCGGAGTCGCTGGACGACGCCGAGGTCGCCGCGCTGCACATCGGCTACCAGACCGGCTGGTTCGGCCTGCACCGCCGGGCCCACCTGGAGGCGGGGGAGACCCTGCTGGTGCACGCCGCCGCCGGTGGGGTCGGCAGCGCCGCCGTCCAGCTCGGCAAAGCGGCCGGGGCCCGGGTGATCGGGGTCGTCGGCGGCGCGGACAAGGCCGCCGTGGCTCGCGAGCTGGGCTGTGACGTGGTGGTCGACCGCCGCAGCGAGGACGTCGTCGCGGCCGTGAAGGAGGCCACCGGCGGCCGGGGCGCCGATGTGATCTACGACCCTGTCGGCGGCGAGGCCTATGCCCAGTCCGCCAAGCTCGTCGCCTTCGAGGGCCGGATCGTCGTCGTCGGCTTCGCCAGCGGCAGCATCCCCAGCCCGGCCCTCAACCACGCGCTGGTGAAGAACTACTCGATCCTCGGCCTGCACTGGGGCCTGTACGCCACCAAGAACCCGAAGCTCATCCTGCGCTGCCACGAGGAACTGACCGGGCTGGCCGCCCAGGGCGCGATCAAGCCGCTGGTGAGCGAGCGGGTGCCGCTCGGCGAGGCCGCCGTGGCCGTGCAGAAGGTGGCGGACGGCCGGTCCACCGGCCGGATCGCCGTGGTGATGGAGGGAGCAGCATGA
- a CDS encoding ATP-dependent DNA ligase gives MLLARLAQVSREVAATAARSRKTALLAELFREAEADDVPVVIPYLAGRLPQGRLGVGWKVLSRPVPPAAGPTLTVREVDALLGELGKVSGQGSQAERARLVGELMGAATEEEQRFLRGLLTGEVRQGALDAVAVEGLAQATGADPAAVRRAVMLAGSLQTVAQALLAEGPEVLERFRLTVGRPVLPMLAHTASSVADAVEKLGACAVEEKLDGIRVQVHRDGDTVRVHTRTLDDITDRLPEVTAAARELLGERFILDGEVISFDAAGRPRSFQETAGRVGSRTDVAKAADQVPVSPVFFDALSVDGTDLLDLPFAERHAQLARLVPEPMRVRRTVVSGPGDITEAERFLAETLARGHEGVVVKALDAPYSAGRRGASWLKVKPVHTLDLVVLAAEWGHGRRTGKLSNLHLGARNPDGTFAMLGKTFKGMTDAMLAWQTERLQALAVEDNGWVVRVRPELVVEIAYDGLQRSSRYPAGVTLRFARVVRYREDKRPEEADTVEALLAAHPEVTP, from the coding sequence ATGCTGCTGGCCCGCCTCGCCCAGGTGTCCAGGGAGGTCGCCGCGACGGCGGCCCGGTCCCGCAAGACGGCGTTGCTCGCGGAGTTGTTCCGGGAAGCGGAAGCGGACGACGTGCCGGTCGTCATCCCGTATCTGGCCGGCCGGCTGCCGCAGGGCCGGCTCGGCGTGGGCTGGAAGGTGCTGAGCCGCCCGGTGCCGCCGGCCGCCGGGCCCACGCTCACGGTCCGCGAGGTCGACGCGCTGCTCGGCGAGCTGGGCAAGGTGTCCGGGCAGGGTTCGCAGGCGGAGCGGGCCCGGCTCGTCGGCGAGCTTATGGGCGCGGCCACCGAGGAGGAGCAGCGTTTTCTGCGCGGTCTGCTCACCGGCGAGGTACGGCAGGGCGCGCTGGACGCGGTCGCCGTGGAGGGCCTCGCCCAGGCGACCGGCGCGGACCCGGCCGCCGTACGCCGGGCGGTGATGCTCGCCGGGTCGCTGCAGACGGTCGCCCAGGCCCTGCTCGCCGAGGGGCCCGAGGTGCTGGAGCGGTTCCGGCTCACGGTCGGCCGGCCCGTGCTGCCGATGCTGGCGCACACCGCGTCCTCGGTCGCCGATGCGGTCGAGAAGCTGGGCGCGTGCGCGGTGGAGGAGAAGCTGGACGGCATCCGGGTGCAGGTCCACCGGGACGGCGACACGGTCCGGGTGCACACCCGCACGCTGGACGACATCACCGACCGGCTGCCCGAAGTGACCGCTGCCGCACGGGAGTTGCTGGGCGAGCGGTTCATCCTGGACGGCGAGGTGATCTCCTTCGACGCGGCCGGGCGGCCGCGGTCCTTCCAGGAGACGGCGGGCCGGGTCGGCTCCCGGACGGACGTGGCGAAGGCGGCCGATCAGGTCCCGGTCTCCCCCGTGTTCTTCGACGCCCTGTCGGTCGACGGCACCGATCTGCTGGACCTGCCCTTCGCCGAACGGCACGCTCAGCTGGCCCGGCTGGTGCCCGAGCCGATGCGGGTGCGCCGTACGGTCGTCTCCGGACCCGGGGACATCACGGAGGCGGAACGGTTCCTCGCCGAGACCCTGGCCCGCGGTCATGAGGGCGTGGTCGTCAAGGCGCTCGACGCGCCCTACAGCGCGGGCCGGCGCGGCGCCTCCTGGCTGAAGGTCAAGCCCGTCCACACTCTCGACCTGGTCGTGCTGGCCGCCGAGTGGGGCCACGGCCGCCGCACCGGCAAACTGTCCAACCTCCACCTCGGCGCCCGCAACCCGGACGGCACCTTCGCGATGCTCGGCAAGACCTTCAAGGGCATGACCGACGCGATGCTCGCGTGGCAGACCGAGAGGCTCCAGGCGCTGGCCGTCGAGGACAACGGGTGGGTGGTCCGGGTCCGCCCCGAACTCGTCGTGGAGATCGCCTACGACGGCCTCCAGCGCTCCTCCCGCTACCCGGCCGGCGTCACCCTCCGCTTCGCCCGCGTGGTCCGCTACCGCGAGGACAAACGTCCCGAGGAGGCCGATACGGTGGAGGCCCTGCTGGCGGCCCACCCGGAGGTCACACCGTGA
- a CDS encoding NUDIX domain-containing protein, producing MTVRATKRSAGLLVFRHTDDGLEVLLGHMGGPLWAKKDAGAWTVPKGEYEPDEPAWEAARREFREELGLAPPDGTAVPLGEVVQKNGKIVTAWAIEADPDLSAFSPGTFTMEWPPRSGREQEFPELDRVEWLGLDRARALIITAQSAFLDRLAEHSD from the coding sequence GTGACGGTTCGTGCGACGAAACGCAGTGCGGGACTGCTGGTGTTCCGGCACACCGATGACGGCCTGGAGGTATTGCTCGGCCATATGGGTGGCCCGCTGTGGGCGAAGAAGGACGCGGGCGCGTGGACGGTCCCGAAGGGCGAGTACGAGCCCGACGAGCCCGCCTGGGAGGCCGCCCGGCGCGAGTTCCGCGAGGAGCTGGGGCTGGCACCGCCCGACGGGACGGCCGTACCGCTGGGGGAAGTCGTACAGAAGAACGGCAAGATCGTCACGGCGTGGGCCATCGAGGCGGACCCGGACCTGAGCGCCTTCAGCCCCGGCACCTTCACCATGGAGTGGCCGCCGAGGTCCGGCCGGGAGCAGGAGTTCCCCGAGCTGGACCGGGTGGAGTGGCTCGGCCTGGACCGGGCCCGGGCGCTGATCATCACGGCCCAGAGCGCGTTTCTCGACCGGCTGGCCGAGCACTCGGACTGA
- a CDS encoding NADP-dependent succinic semialdehyde dehydrogenase, whose product MPIATVNPANGETLKTYEPMGEEELERRLQLAEATFRTYRTTPFAERARLMNKAAGLLDEDQPEIARTMTLEMGKPVKQARAEAAKCAKAMRWYAGRAEALLADEEPAEPDVTDSGASRVRVRYRPLGPVLAVMPWNFPLWQVVRFAAPALMAGNVGLLKHSSNVPQTALYLEDLFHRAGFTEGCFQTLLIGSGAVDEILRDERVKAATLTGSEPAGRAVASTAGEMIKKTVLELGGSDPYVVMPSADLDRAARVAVTARVQNNGQSCIAAKRFIVHQDVYDAFAEKFVAGMRALKIGDPLEEETEVGPLSSEQGRADLEELVDDARRSGAEVLCGGERPDGPGWYYPPTVLAGITREMRIHREEAFGPVATLYQAGDLDEALLIANDSPFGLSSNVWTRDDGDVARFTRDLEAGSVYVNGMTASHPAFPFGGVKRSGYGRELSGHGIREFCNITTVWQGA is encoded by the coding sequence ATGCCCATCGCGACGGTGAATCCGGCGAACGGCGAGACGCTCAAGACGTACGAGCCCATGGGCGAGGAAGAGCTGGAACGCCGGCTCCAGCTCGCCGAGGCCACGTTCCGCACGTACCGGACCACTCCGTTCGCCGAGCGGGCCCGCCTGATGAACAAGGCCGCCGGTCTGCTGGACGAGGACCAGCCGGAGATCGCCCGGACCATGACCCTGGAGATGGGCAAACCGGTCAAGCAGGCACGTGCGGAGGCGGCGAAGTGCGCGAAGGCGATGCGTTGGTACGCCGGGCGCGCCGAGGCACTGCTGGCGGACGAGGAGCCCGCCGAGCCGGACGTGACGGACTCCGGGGCGTCCCGGGTCCGGGTGCGCTACCGGCCGCTCGGGCCGGTGCTCGCGGTCATGCCGTGGAACTTCCCGCTGTGGCAGGTCGTCCGGTTCGCCGCGCCCGCGCTGATGGCCGGCAACGTGGGCCTGCTCAAACACTCCTCCAACGTCCCGCAGACGGCCCTGTACCTGGAGGACCTGTTCCACCGGGCGGGCTTCACGGAGGGCTGTTTCCAGACCCTGCTGATCGGCTCGGGCGCGGTGGACGAGATCCTGCGGGACGAGCGGGTGAAGGCGGCGACACTGACGGGCAGCGAGCCCGCGGGCCGTGCGGTCGCCTCCACCGCCGGGGAGATGATCAAGAAGACGGTACTGGAGCTGGGCGGCAGCGACCCGTATGTCGTCATGCCGTCCGCCGACCTGGACCGGGCGGCCCGGGTGGCGGTCACCGCGCGCGTGCAGAACAACGGGCAGTCGTGCATCGCCGCGAAGCGGTTCATCGTGCACCAGGACGTCTACGACGCCTTCGCCGAGAAGTTCGTCGCCGGGATGCGGGCGCTCAAGATCGGCGACCCCCTGGAGGAGGAGACCGAGGTCGGGCCGCTCTCGAGCGAGCAGGGGCGTGCCGACCTGGAGGAACTGGTCGACGACGCGAGGCGCAGCGGCGCCGAGGTGCTGTGCGGCGGCGAGCGGCCGGACGGGCCGGGCTGGTACTACCCGCCGACCGTACTGGCCGGCATCACCCGGGAGATGCGCATCCACCGGGAGGAGGCGTTCGGGCCGGTGGCCACGCTGTACCAGGCAGGTGACCTGGACGAGGCACTGCTCATCGCCAACGACTCGCCGTTCGGGCTGAGTTCCAATGTGTGGACGCGGGACGACGGCGACGTGGCGCGGTTCACGCGCGATCTGGAGGCCGGATCCGTGTACGTCAACGGGATGACCGCCTCCCACCCGGCCTTCCCGTTCGGCGGCGTCAAGCGGTCCGGGTACGGGCGTGAGCTGTCCGGGCACGGAATCCGCGAGTTCTGCAACATCACCACGGTTTGGCAGGGTGCGTGA
- a CDS encoding DUF6213 family protein gives MNGEVTLPLIVDDRGTLQVAAADVSKLLRTVGARWLRLVEGGEQRLDEDTVAALTIELAKLADRIDVACIAHSSGAP, from the coding sequence GTGAACGGCGAAGTGACTCTGCCTCTGATCGTGGACGACCGTGGGACCTTGCAGGTGGCCGCGGCCGATGTGAGTAAGTTGCTGCGGACCGTGGGGGCTCGGTGGCTGCGACTTGTCGAGGGCGGGGAGCAGAGGCTGGACGAGGATACGGTTGCGGCTTTGACCATTGAGCTGGCCAAGCTGGCGGATCGTATTGATGTGGCTTGCATCGCGCACAGCAGTGGGGCGCCTTAG
- a CDS encoding acyl-CoA dehydrogenase family protein yields the protein MTDLLYSEEEEALRAAVRDLLTDHCAPADVIARSESGAPHDLALWKSLAEGMGLAGLLVPEEQGGQGASAREVAVVLEELGRAVAPVPYLTSAVVATEALLACGDEELLGRLASGRTIGALAVGLHAAPGAAVKTVRLENGTLHGELTGIADAAVADVLLVPADDGGLYAVSADAVTVTPQVSLDLTRPLATVRLADAPGRRIGAAEPAVRRALGAAAGLLASEQLGVTDWVLTETVRYLKERKQFNRPVGGFQALKHRLAQLWLEVVNLRAAARAAADALASGEDVEVSVAVAQAYAAPVAVHATEEALQLHGGLGMTWEHPIHLYLKRAKADSIAFGTAGAHREALAELVDLQAP from the coding sequence ATGACCGATCTTCTCTACTCCGAGGAGGAAGAGGCGCTGCGCGCCGCCGTCCGCGATCTGCTCACGGACCACTGTGCGCCGGCGGACGTCATCGCCCGCAGCGAGTCCGGCGCCCCGCACGACCTCGCCCTGTGGAAGTCCCTCGCCGAGGGCATGGGCCTCGCCGGGCTCCTGGTGCCCGAGGAGCAGGGCGGCCAGGGCGCCTCCGCCCGCGAAGTCGCCGTCGTACTTGAGGAGTTGGGCCGCGCGGTGGCTCCCGTGCCGTACCTCACCAGCGCGGTCGTGGCCACCGAGGCCCTGCTGGCCTGCGGTGACGAGGAGCTGCTGGGGCGGCTGGCCTCCGGGCGCACCATCGGCGCCCTCGCCGTCGGCCTGCACGCGGCTCCGGGCGCCGCCGTCAAGACCGTACGACTCGAAAACGGCACCCTGCACGGGGAGCTGACCGGCATCGCCGACGCGGCCGTGGCCGACGTCCTGCTCGTCCCGGCCGACGACGGCGGCCTGTACGCCGTGTCCGCGGACGCCGTGACGGTCACCCCGCAGGTCTCCCTGGACCTGACCCGGCCGCTGGCGACGGTACGGCTGGCGGACGCCCCCGGCCGCCGTATCGGCGCCGCGGAACCCGCCGTACGGCGCGCCCTGGGCGCCGCCGCCGGACTGCTCGCCTCCGAGCAACTCGGCGTCACCGACTGGGTGTTGACCGAGACGGTCCGCTACCTGAAGGAGCGGAAGCAGTTCAACCGGCCGGTCGGCGGCTTCCAGGCCCTCAAGCACCGGCTCGCCCAGCTGTGGCTGGAGGTGGTCAACCTCCGGGCGGCCGCCCGTGCCGCCGCCGACGCGTTGGCCTCCGGCGAGGACGTAGAGGTGTCGGTCGCCGTCGCGCAGGCGTATGCGGCGCCCGTCGCCGTCCACGCCACGGAGGAGGCGCTGCAGTTGCACGGCGGGCTCGGTATGACCTGGGAGCATCCGATCCACCTGTATCTGAAGCGGGCCAAGGCGGACTCGATCGCCTTCGGTACGGCGGGAGCGCACCGGGAAGCACTGGCCGAACTGGTCGACCTCCAGGCACCCTGA